From the Syngnathoides biaculeatus isolate LvHL_M chromosome 10, ASM1980259v1, whole genome shotgun sequence genome, one window contains:
- the LOC133508090 gene encoding monocarboxylate transporter 2-like isoform X3, which translates to MPEHCVCYGQSVMSTEVQVQVQVQDLFVIGDPTRGMKPQTTPAPRIIGCGLALNLNASLTIISKYFLAKRPLANGLAMAGSPVFLCFLAPLNQYLQDKFGWRGGLLILGALMLNSCVAGALMRPLGSCSSSSRAQQKKFEEQSNNGNNKQWRKSCGSRFKKILAWSFFKDRGFVIYLIGNIMFIFGAYAPIVFLSAYAVTHGVDQYSASYLLSIMGFVDMIVRPGTGLIANSKWIRPRVQYFFSFAMVFNGMCHLLCPLITNYTFLVVYAVFFGVGFGMVFALIFECLMDLMGNQRFPSAVGLVTIIECVPMLLGPPTAALLVDIFGDYKYLFFLCGGVIVTGGIFLFIMNIYNYHMLEKESGRQPNPNHIQVVDQGEMLNTLNHSFLKKEYAVPDIKDGSEPAMC; encoded by the exons atgcctgaacattgtgtttgttatggacaatctgtgatgagcacagaagtccaggtGCAGGTCCAGGTCCAGGACCTGTTTGTCATTGGTGACCCTAcaaggggcatgaagccccagacaaccccagctcctaggatcatcg GCTGCGGCCTCGCCTTAAACCTGAATGCATCTCTCACCATCATCAGCAAGTACTTTCTGGCCAAGCGTCCTTTAGCCAATGGTCTGGCAATGGCAGGGAGtcctgtgtttttgtgcttcctcGCCCCTCTTAATCAATATCTCCAGGACAAGTTTGGATGGAGGGGAGGTCTTCTTATCCTAGGGGCTTTGATGCTAAACAGTTGTGTTGCTGGGGCCTTGATGAGACCTCTTGGTTCCTGTAGTTCATCATCTCGTGCACAACAGAAAAAGTTTGAAGAACAGTCAAATAACGGAAACAACAAGCAATGGAGAAAAAGCTGTGGAAGTCGTTTCAAGAAAATATTAGCTTGGTCCTTCTTCAAAGATCGAGGCTTTGTAATTTACCTCATTGGGAACATAATGTTCATTTTTGGTGCCTATGCGCCTATTGTCTTCCTGTCAGCCTATGCTGTTACTCATGGTGTCGACCAATACTCAGCATCATATCTACTCTCCATTATGGGTTTTGTGGACATGATTGTTCGGCCTGGCACCGGCCTGATTGCCAATAGCAAGTGGATCAGACCGAgagttcaatactttttcagcTTTGCCATGGTTTTCAATGGCATGTGCCACTTACTATGCCCACTGATCACAAACTATACCTTCTTGGTGGtctatgctgttttttttggtgtgggttTCGGAATGGTTTTTGCCCTCATATTTGAGTGCCTGATGGATCTGATGGGAAATCAACGCTTCCCGAGTGCTGTTGGACTGGTCACTATCATTGAGTGTGTCCCCATGCTGCTTGGACCACCCACTGCAG CGTTGCTGGTGGATATATTTGGTGACTACAAGTACCTCTTCTTCTTGTGTGGTGGAGTGATTGTTACTGGTGGGATCTTCCTTTTCATCATGAACATTTACAACTATCACATGCTGGAAAAAGAGAGTGGTAGACAACCAAATCCTAATCATATACAAGTCGTAGACCAGGGTGAGATGCTTAACACACTCAATCACAGTTTTCTTAAAAAGGAGTATGCAGTGCCTGACATTAAAGATGGGAGTGAGCCAGCGATGTGTTGA